The Marinilongibacter aquaticus genome has a window encoding:
- a CDS encoding glutaminase yields the protein MKYKALFGSIYEEIKAEHAVGQTAQYIPALKEVDPSKFGVYLSTLKGHDSSFGDSLEPFSIQSIAKVLSLTMAFNLLGEKLWQRVGVEPPGTPFNSLLQLEADKGIPRNPMINAGALVIADILVSAYVDPYAAFLSFLRELTGNDKLHYSNEIAESEKTVSYRNAALINLMKDFGNIENDIQTVLDFYFHLCSIKMTCAELSKTFLFLANEGTNPRNNSRILDKSKAKRMNAIMQLCGFYDEAGEFSFRVGLPGKSGVGGGIAAVLPGQYSIAVWSPRLNKKGNSHMGMLFLEKFTTATESSIF from the coding sequence ATGAAATACAAAGCCCTTTTTGGCTCGATATACGAAGAAATCAAGGCAGAACATGCCGTGGGGCAAACTGCCCAGTACATTCCTGCCTTGAAAGAAGTAGATCCCAGTAAATTTGGTGTGTATTTGAGTACGCTGAAAGGCCACGATTCTTCATTTGGCGACAGTCTCGAACCTTTTTCAATTCAGAGTATCGCGAAGGTGCTTTCACTGACTATGGCTTTCAATTTGTTGGGCGAAAAGCTTTGGCAACGTGTAGGGGTTGAACCTCCCGGCACACCCTTCAATTCTTTGTTGCAGCTTGAAGCCGACAAGGGCATTCCCCGAAATCCCATGATCAATGCAGGGGCTTTGGTAATTGCCGATATTTTGGTCAGTGCTTATGTCGATCCCTACGCGGCCTTCTTGTCTTTCCTCCGCGAACTTACCGGCAACGACAAACTTCACTATTCCAATGAAATTGCGGAATCGGAGAAGACCGTAAGCTACCGAAATGCCGCTTTGATTAACCTAATGAAGGATTTTGGCAATATCGAAAACGACATCCAAACTGTTTTGGACTTCTATTTCCACCTGTGTTCCATAAAAATGACTTGTGCCGAGCTTTCCAAAACCTTTCTGTTTTTGGCCAACGAAGGTACTAATCCAAGGAACAATTCACGGATTTTGGATAAAAGCAAAGCCAAAAGAATGAACGCCATTATGCAGCTTTGCGGTTTTTACGACGAAGCGGGCGAGTTTTCTTTCCGTGTAGGCTTACCCGGGAAAAGTGGTGTCGGCGGTGGAATTGCGGCCGTTTTGCCGGGTCAATACAGCATCGCCGTGTGGAGTCCAAGACTCAATAAAAAAGGGAATTCACACATGGGTATGCTTTTTCTGGAAAAGTTCACCACCGCTACCGAAAGTTCTATTTTCTAA
- a CDS encoding two-component regulator propeller domain-containing protein: MFFKNCHKAPFFFSLLVLIGLHCPLLFSQTSLGYPEIKTFTREHYKAQRQNWSIAQSQKNGFLYIANTKGLLEYDGGQWRLYETPKTLRSVFVDSKGRIFSGALGEFGLWKANVNGKLVYHSLREKIEAQSFDHESIWNILETDQGILFQSFAYVYILKKDGQITALKVPGNLHFIQKVGDKVFVPTIDGEVFELLENRLISLAGTKHFLKDKTLISINAGPKKGELLIGTNRGIYRYAQGNFEVFNTTLNARLVTSQLNKAVRVSTNQYAFGTVLNGLIVTNAQGDIVYEINKKQGLPNNTVLSICLDKKGNLWLGLDNGLAEIRLNSPVRHYKDIDGRLGAIFDIASSKGYLYLATNQGLFASKIGSMLSFKAVSNVFGQTWSLHEIDDQLICGNNEGTYLIEGLEAQKISNVNGGWALKKLKSNPTFLLQGTYTWLSFFRKNESGKWLFNHSIETFLNPVREIEEDKNGRIWVNMPFIGLKRLTLDQNLKRIREELTFTEERFIGSQVNMCMFQDTLLVTTREGIFYFDPQVNEFKKSTRFQSALPIVKLFPQLGPSLMALDENGNLYEWSGSRFTYLIHFDNRRFVEGSENIESINEGKSLLFCLEDGFAQVEQSELFGGENKSKTIPRIREMVVEGFPEKRRIFNASYLPKINLSYKQNTLGFFFTPQDVGEPILYSYRLLGQSKSWSVLSKNSEKWFYNLPPGRYSLELKSNNEPQSSHFDFEILAPWYWNTLSKLVYFLLTLGLVYWAYQLHLRNLQRQQIRLEEAHQTHVKQEIIRVRNQQLQADVIRKSEELANSTMNLIKKNEFLTNLKERIKEASRQKENQGNLKKIAQSLDSNLANSQDWKVFETNFNQVHESFLKKLAQSFPSLSQGDLRLAAYLRMNLSSKEIAQLLNITPRSVELKRYRLRKKLSLDSHENLNEFMMNL; the protein is encoded by the coding sequence CATTACAAAGCACAAAGACAGAACTGGTCAATCGCCCAATCGCAGAAAAACGGCTTCCTATATATAGCCAATACAAAAGGTTTGCTGGAATACGACGGCGGGCAATGGAGGCTTTATGAAACACCCAAAACGCTGCGTTCGGTATTTGTCGATTCGAAAGGGAGAATTTTCAGCGGTGCTTTGGGCGAATTTGGCCTTTGGAAAGCCAATGTCAATGGCAAATTGGTATACCATTCGCTGCGTGAAAAGATAGAAGCCCAAAGTTTCGACCACGAATCCATCTGGAATATATTAGAAACGGATCAGGGGATTTTGTTTCAATCCTTTGCCTATGTGTACATTTTGAAAAAAGACGGACAAATCACAGCCTTAAAAGTGCCCGGCAATTTGCATTTTATTCAAAAAGTGGGCGATAAGGTTTTCGTCCCCACCATCGATGGCGAAGTGTTTGAATTGCTCGAAAACCGCTTGATTTCTTTAGCGGGCACCAAACATTTTTTGAAAGACAAAACGCTGATTTCCATCAATGCAGGCCCGAAAAAGGGGGAATTACTCATTGGCACCAACCGTGGCATATATCGCTACGCTCAGGGCAATTTTGAGGTATTCAATACCACACTGAACGCTCGATTGGTCACCAGCCAGTTGAACAAAGCGGTGCGAGTTTCGACCAATCAGTATGCATTTGGCACTGTGTTAAACGGTCTTATTGTCACCAATGCCCAAGGCGACATTGTCTACGAAATCAACAAAAAACAAGGTTTGCCCAACAATACCGTACTTTCCATTTGCCTCGACAAAAAAGGAAACCTCTGGCTCGGGCTAGACAATGGCCTCGCCGAAATACGCCTGAACTCGCCTGTGAGGCATTACAAAGACATTGATGGTCGTTTGGGAGCCATTTTCGACATTGCCTCGTCCAAAGGTTACTTGTACTTGGCCACCAATCAAGGCCTTTTTGCTTCAAAAATTGGCAGTATGCTCAGTTTTAAAGCCGTATCGAATGTGTTTGGACAAACCTGGAGTCTGCATGAAATTGATGACCAACTCATTTGCGGAAACAACGAGGGCACCTATCTGATCGAAGGACTCGAGGCTCAGAAGATTTCCAATGTCAATGGAGGCTGGGCATTGAAAAAACTCAAGTCGAATCCCACTTTTTTGCTCCAAGGCACCTACACATGGCTTTCGTTTTTTCGAAAAAATGAAAGCGGAAAATGGCTGTTCAACCATTCCATCGAAACCTTCCTCAATCCGGTGAGGGAAATAGAAGAAGACAAGAATGGCCGCATTTGGGTCAATATGCCGTTTATCGGTCTCAAACGCCTCACACTGGACCAAAACCTAAAACGCATTCGCGAGGAACTGACCTTTACCGAAGAACGCTTTATAGGCTCGCAAGTCAACATGTGCATGTTTCAGGACACGCTCTTGGTCACTACCCGAGAGGGCATTTTTTATTTTGATCCACAAGTAAATGAATTTAAAAAAAGTACTCGTTTCCAAAGTGCTCTCCCTATTGTGAAGCTCTTTCCGCAGCTCGGCCCCTCGCTTATGGCATTGGATGAAAACGGGAATCTGTATGAATGGTCGGGCAGTCGATTCACCTATCTGATTCATTTCGACAACCGCCGTTTTGTAGAAGGCTCGGAGAACATCGAGTCGATTAACGAAGGAAAAAGTCTTCTTTTTTGCCTAGAAGATGGCTTTGCTCAAGTTGAACAAAGCGAGCTGTTTGGGGGCGAAAACAAAAGCAAAACCATACCCCGTATACGCGAAATGGTTGTGGAAGGCTTTCCAGAAAAAAGGCGAATCTTCAATGCAAGTTATTTGCCGAAAATCAATTTATCGTACAAACAAAACACCTTGGGTTTCTTTTTCACGCCTCAAGATGTGGGCGAACCCATTCTCTACAGCTACCGTTTGCTCGGTCAAAGCAAATCTTGGTCGGTTTTAAGCAAAAACAGTGAAAAATGGTTTTACAATCTTCCTCCTGGCCGATACAGCCTTGAATTGAAAAGCAACAATGAGCCACAGAGCAGCCATTTCGATTTTGAAATCTTGGCTCCTTGGTATTGGAATACGCTGAGCAAGCTTGTGTATTTTTTGCTGACTTTAGGACTCGTCTATTGGGCATATCAATTGCATCTTCGCAATTTACAACGTCAACAAATTCGCTTGGAAGAAGCCCATCAAACCCATGTCAAACAGGAAATAATCAGGGTGCGAAACCAGCAATTGCAAGCCGATGTCATTCGAAAATCTGAAGAGCTGGCCAATTCGACAATGAACCTCATCAAAAAAAACGAGTTTCTCACGAATTTGAAAGAACGAATCAAAGAAGCTAGCCGACAAAAGGAAAACCAAGGCAATCTGAAAAAAATAGCCCAAAGTCTGGATTCGAACTTGGCAAACAGCCAAGATTGGAAAGTGTTTGAAACGAATTTCAATCAAGTTCACGAATCTTTTCTGAAAAAACTGGCCCAAAGCTTCCCCAGCCTTTCGCAAGGCGATCTGCGTTTGGCAGCCTATTTACGCATGAACTTGTCGTCGAAAGAAATTGCACAATTGCTCAACATTACGCCCAGAAGCGTAGAATTGAAACGCTATCGCCTGAGAAAGAAACTTTCGCTCGACAGCCACGAAAACCTGAACGAATTTATGATGAACCTTTGA